CGACAATAATTTCACGATTTGACATGGATGGTACTCCCGCGGCCGGCACACCTAATTTGCTGTAACGTGTCGGTCAGACAAAAAGAAGCATACCATCTATGCAAGGTATTGTCAATATATTGCATAGATTTCGCAAAGATATTGAATATCGTGGGGGAGATTGGGAGACTGGGAGACTGAGAGACTGAGAGACTGGGAGATTGGGAGATTGGGAGACGAGGTGAAGTGGAGAGGCAGCAAGAGCAGCTTTCTGCGCCTTTGCGACTCTGCGTCACGGCGTCTCCGCGTTATATAGTTTTGCTCTTGGTTGGTCTGGGTTAGGGTTTGTTATTTTGCAGATACCAGCGGCTGGCTTCGGTGCGGTTAGTAACGCCCAGGCGTTGGTAGATGTTTTGCAGGTGAAATTTGACGGTGTTTTCGCTGATATGCAGCCGTTCAGCGACTTCGGCGTTGGTGAGGCCCTCGGCAACGGCCGTTAACACCTCCACCTCTCGCCCAGAAAGCGCCACCATCGGCTCAGCCGGGGCAGCCGGAGCAAACATCCAGCGGCGCGCCGCCGCCGGAAAGACCATTTGCCCATCCATCACCTGGCGGATGGCCCGGATGGTTTGCTCTGGCGGGTCGGTCTTAAACAACAGGCCATCCGCGCCGCAGC
Above is a genomic segment from Candidatus Leptovillus gracilis containing:
- a CDS encoding response regulator transcription factor, with protein sequence MNKPIRIVLADDHALVLEGLRSLLASEDDILVIATATDGERLLEAVARFAPDVVVTDIQMPYMDGVTGLEKIRRRFPETRILVLTAYSDAETMRAVLSCGADGLLFKTDPPEQTIRAIRQVMDGQMVFPAAARRWMFAPAAPAEPMVALSGREVEVLTAVAEGLTNAEVAERLHISENTVKFHLQNIYQRLGVTNRTEASRWYLQNNKP